In bacterium, a single window of DNA contains:
- a CDS encoding AI-2E family transporter has product MRVGKDLGDNLLPIQSLMASGVENSIKVIWGLLVRLVIIVASAYVLYRVRTILISVLVAILLAYALLPLVDWLCRKRVLRLHPKTQRLIATIVVFVAFLALASATVAIITTPFNDELSRFTSSFGEYADQLSGFAGSFERWYAKAVPYDFKNLIGNLDYSGFTKTFGVYIQRLLTVTKSWIGLALELILIPVLAFYFVLDHRTLTREMYGLVPRRRRREAIRIGHEIGMILQSYVVGQIILCVIAGVLTGIFLGILNVPYVIVLALFAAITRAIPVIGPVVSGIPIVLVGLLNFHGLAVPMYLLIFVIVMHFAESKFIMPKLIGDRLRLHPAVVIIVLLVGAEFCGLIGMFLAAPVAAIIRELIRLYYIRPHGKVPLLDIEDESGDLAAV; this is encoded by the coding sequence ATGCGCGTCGGAAAGGATTTGGGAGATAATCTGCTCCCGATACAATCTCTGATGGCAAGCGGAGTTGAAAATTCGATCAAAGTTATCTGGGGACTGCTGGTTCGGCTGGTCATCATTGTGGCCTCTGCATATGTGCTCTATCGTGTCCGAACGATACTCATATCTGTGCTGGTGGCGATCCTGCTTGCATATGCGCTTTTGCCACTTGTGGACTGGTTGTGCAGGAAGCGTGTGCTGCGGCTTCATCCAAAGACTCAGAGGCTCATAGCCACTATAGTCGTGTTCGTTGCATTTCTTGCGCTTGCCTCTGCCACGGTTGCGATTATCACCACTCCGTTTAACGATGAGCTTTCCAGGTTCACGAGCAGTTTTGGGGAGTATGCGGACCAGTTGAGTGGTTTTGCGGGCAGCTTCGAGAGATGGTATGCAAAGGCAGTTCCCTACGATTTCAAGAATCTTATCGGCAACCTGGACTATTCAGGATTCACCAAGACATTCGGTGTATATATCCAGAGGCTGCTCACTGTCACGAAGTCGTGGATCGGTCTGGCGCTTGAGCTTATACTGATCCCTGTGCTGGCGTTTTATTTCGTGCTCGATCACAGAACGCTCACCCGTGAGATGTATGGTCTGGTGCCGAGGCGCCGCCGCCGTGAGGCGATCAGGATCGGCCATGAGATCGGTATGATTTTGCAGAGTTATGTCGTTGGTCAGATAATCCTGTGTGTGATTGCCGGTGTGCTGACGGGAATCTTTCTGGGGATACTCAATGTTCCTTATGTGATAGTGCTTGCTCTTTTTGCAGCTATTACCCGTGCAATTCCGGTGATAGGCCCGGTCGTGAGCGGCATTCCTATCGTGCTGGTAGGACTTTTGAACTTCCACGGCCTCGCCGTGCCGATGTATTTGCTGATATTTGTTATAGTGATGCACTTTGCCGAGAGCAAGTTTATTATGCCCAAGTTGATCGGTGACCGTCTCAGGCTTCACCCTGCGGTGGTGATAATTGTGCTCCTGGTCGGCGCAGAGTTTTGCGGTCTGATCGGAATGTTTCTTGCTGCTCCGGTTGCGGCAATCATACGAGAGCTGATCCGGCTCTACTACATCCGTCCACATGGCAAAGTGCCCCTGTTGGATATTGAAGATGAATCCGGCGATCTCGCCGCGGTATAA
- the rpiB gene encoding ribose 5-phosphate isomerase B → MDTKNTPIAIGSDHAGYYLKESLIEDLRADGYQIQDFGTFSLESVDYPDIAREVAEAISSGRFERGILVCGTGIGISIAANKVKGIRATVCSDTFSARMSREHNNANIIAVGARVVGAGLALDIVKSFLETPFEYGSRHERRVDKINALDEC, encoded by the coding sequence ATGGACACCAAAAACACACCCATCGCAATCGGGTCGGATCACGCAGGTTATTACCTCAAGGAGAGCCTGATCGAGGACCTGAGAGCCGATGGTTATCAGATACAAGACTTCGGCACATTCTCACTCGAATCGGTCGACTATCCTGACATAGCGCGTGAGGTCGCCGAGGCAATCTCTTCAGGCCGATTTGAAAGGGGTATCCTTGTGTGTGGCACGGGAATCGGGATATCCATCGCAGCCAACAAGGTGAAGGGAATAAGGGCGACTGTGTGTTCGGACACATTTTCGGCAAGGATGAGCCGTGAGCACAACAATGCCAACATCATAGCCGTTGGAGCGAGAGTCGTAGGTGCGGGTCTTGCGCTGGATATAGTGAAGAGTTTTCTTGAGACGCCGTTTGAGTATGGGTCGCGTCATGAGCGGCGCGTTGATAAGATAAATGCACTAGACGAGTGCTAG
- the uppP gene encoding undecaprenyl-diphosphatase UppP: MLSAWQAIILGAVQGLTEFIPVSSSGHLIAIPYLLHWNYQGKAFDVAAHLGTLLALVVYYWRDWISILSSFFSHIFKGKVYDKDDSAGVSGRLFVPIIVACVPAAIVGYLWDDLIEAKLSVWYIVAPAMAIFGLIMLLADRLGKKQRDIAHMTYVDYIIIGIAQAMALLPGVSRSGITITAGLFRNLDRSASARFSFLLSTPIVFGAGMMALKKVLHTGMPSQEWAAFGWGFASAAVFGYIAIHFLISFLRKNSLTAFVVYRIVFAILMVAVFLLKV; the protein is encoded by the coding sequence TTGTTATCTGCATGGCAAGCCATTATATTGGGAGCCGTCCAAGGCCTCACTGAGTTCATCCCCGTCAGCAGTTCGGGACACCTTATAGCGATCCCATATCTGCTCCATTGGAACTACCAGGGCAAGGCATTCGACGTAGCAGCCCACCTGGGCACTCTTCTCGCTCTGGTTGTATATTACTGGCGCGACTGGATATCGATTCTTTCGAGCTTTTTCTCTCACATATTCAAGGGCAAGGTGTATGACAAGGACGATTCCGCTGGTGTAAGCGGCCGCCTGTTTGTTCCAATAATTGTGGCTTGTGTGCCTGCAGCAATAGTGGGATATTTGTGGGATGATCTGATCGAGGCCAAGCTCAGCGTGTGGTATATTGTTGCGCCTGCTATGGCCATATTCGGTCTGATAATGCTTCTGGCTGATCGTCTCGGCAAAAAGCAGCGTGATATTGCTCACATGACATATGTGGACTATATCATAATCGGCATTGCGCAGGCAATGGCGCTGCTGCCGGGCGTATCGAGGTCTGGAATCACGATCACAGCCGGGCTGTTCAGGAATCTCGACCGTTCAGCATCCGCCAGGTTCAGCTTTCTACTTTCGACCCCCATTGTCTTTGGCGCAGGCATGATGGCGCTCAAAAAAGTCTTGCACACTGGTATGCCTTCTCAAGAATGGGCAGCATTCGGCTGGGGGTTTGCAAGCGCAGCCGTTTTCGGTTATATTGCGATACATTTCCTCATCAGCTTCCTTCGCAAAAATTCTCTGACAGCATTTGTTGTCTATCGGATAGTCTTTGCCATCCTTATGGTCGCAGTATTCCTCCTGAAAGTCTAG
- a CDS encoding tetratricopeptide repeat protein encodes MDKRIMGDTDSTTGHGRVKTGTTRLSSLVKRASSLAEQGMYDEAIANIKEAIALCPGDPKFSIQLANIYRAQNRIGPAIEAMRAAIELNPKDGDLQQQLLRTLLEMGRYDEAIAISNRLLESHPRNLIARDILGIAYLQQGRLDSALKVTDELIHLAPTDAAHHFKKAVLLQQKGEIARAMSSFLLALEMEPDGGLADDAREAIAALDSYQLKQILTLAVEDAIFRTKLALDPESALVQRGFRLSAAGISTLRQLDIGNLPGDPQGRYYH; translated from the coding sequence ATGGACAAAAGGATTATGGGAGATACGGACAGCACAACCGGTCATGGCCGGGTCAAAACGGGCACCACCAGGCTATCGAGTCTGGTGAAGCGTGCAAGCTCATTGGCCGAGCAGGGTATGTATGACGAGGCCATCGCCAACATAAAGGAGGCGATAGCGCTTTGTCCGGGCGACCCAAAGTTCAGCATCCAGCTTGCAAATATATATCGGGCGCAGAATCGTATAGGACCGGCAATAGAGGCAATGCGTGCGGCAATCGAACTCAATCCCAAGGACGGCGACCTCCAGCAGCAGCTTTTGCGCACTCTTCTGGAGATGGGCCGTTATGATGAGGCGATAGCGATCAGCAACAGGCTTCTCGAGAGCCATCCCCGCAACCTTATTGCGCGCGACATACTCGGCATAGCATATTTGCAGCAGGGCAGGCTCGACAGCGCCTTAAAGGTCACCGACGAGCTGATCCATCTTGCTCCCACTGATGCAGCGCACCATTTCAAAAAGGCTGTTTTGCTCCAACAGAAGGGCGAGATAGCGCGTGCAATGTCATCATTTCTGCTTGCTCTGGAGATGGAGCCGGACGGCGGCCTTGCCGATGATGCCCGCGAAGCCATAGCCGCGCTCGACAGCTATCAGCTCAAGCAGATACTCACCCTGGCTGTTGAGGATGCCATATTCAGGACAAAACTGGCGCTCGATCCAGAATCTGCGCTTGTTCAGCGTGGTTTTCGTCTGAGTGCAGCGGGCATATCCACATTAAGGCAGCTCGACATCGGAAACCTACCCGGCGATCCTCAGGGCAGATACTACCACTGA
- the wecB gene encoding UDP-N-acetylglucosamine 2-epimerase (non-hydrolyzing): MRILAVCGTRPDTVKMAPVVLEIKRHLRQAELILAVTGQHREMLEQVLHAFNLTPDFDLHIMTARQSLAQITTRALEGLDDVIQKVKPDLVLAQGDTTTTFVASLAAFYNKVRFGHVEAGLRTDNKYDPFPEEINRRLAGVITDLHFAPTDVAKDNLLREGACADDIYVTGNTVIDALLAIASQPHEFDDPALRAAAESGRMILLTAHRRENWGEPMKDICAAIKQIIAQNPDVHVVFPVHKNPIVRDVVFPELEGTDRVILMEPPDYVPFVHLIKSAHLVLTDSGGVQEEAPSLGKPVLVLRKTTERPEGVTAGSAKLVGTNTQVIVNEAENLLHNQAAYDMMAQVKNPYGDGCASERIWEIICSRYNL; the protein is encoded by the coding sequence ATGAGAATTCTAGCAGTATGCGGCACAAGGCCGGACACGGTAAAGATGGCTCCGGTCGTGCTGGAGATCAAGCGGCATTTGCGCCAGGCCGAGCTTATATTGGCCGTCACAGGCCAGCACCGCGAGATGCTCGAACAGGTGCTGCATGCGTTCAATCTGACACCCGACTTCGATCTTCATATAATGACCGCACGACAAAGTCTGGCTCAGATAACCACCCGTGCTCTTGAGGGCCTGGACGATGTGATCCAAAAAGTGAAGCCCGACCTGGTGCTTGCCCAGGGTGATACCACGACCACATTCGTTGCCAGCCTGGCTGCGTTCTATAACAAAGTCCGATTTGGCCATGTCGAGGCGGGTCTTCGGACTGATAACAAATATGATCCGTTTCCCGAGGAGATAAACAGACGTCTTGCGGGTGTGATAACCGATCTGCATTTTGCTCCGACTGATGTCGCAAAGGATAATCTCCTGCGCGAGGGCGCGTGTGCCGATGATATATATGTCACCGGTAACACCGTGATAGATGCTCTGCTGGCGATAGCTTCTCAGCCGCATGAGTTCGATGATCCGGCTCTGCGTGCGGCGGCTGAATCGGGCAGGATGATATTGCTTACGGCTCACCGCCGGGAGAACTGGGGCGAGCCGATGAAGGACATCTGCGCAGCTATAAAGCAGATAATCGCTCAGAATCCCGATGTGCATGTAGTGTTTCCGGTGCATAAAAACCCGATAGTCCGCGATGTGGTTTTCCCGGAACTGGAGGGCACGGATCGCGTAATACTCATGGAGCCGCCGGACTATGTGCCGTTTGTTCATCTCATCAAGTCGGCGCATCTGGTGCTCACCGACTCCGGTGGGGTGCAGGAAGAGGCTCCATCTCTGGGTAAGCCTGTGCTGGTGCTCAGAAAGACTACCGAGCGGCCTGAAGGTGTTACGGCCGGCAGCGCGAAACTTGTCGGGACCAACACACAGGTAATTGTTAATGAGGCTGAAAACCTGCTGCATAATCAGGCGGCATATGATATGATGGCACAGGTAAAGAATCCGTATGGCGATGGATGCGCGTCGGAAAGGATTTGGGAGATAATCTGCTCCCGATACAATCTCTGA
- a CDS encoding undecaprenyl/decaprenyl-phosphate alpha-N-acetylglucosaminyl 1-phosphate transferase — MNSALLAVLISFVVALLMTPQVRMLAMRLNVVAQPGGRRVHSRVTPLMGGIAMYAGFIIAVIIVVILSPRLRFDMQTIGILVGATYVAIIGVIDDKYELPGWFQALSILISGTILVLFGVKIQHVTNPFQGGHLMWLGWVGIPLTLIWVLMVTKAVDCMDGLDGLAAGISGIAAATLMLMALRSGERFEISAVMAAALLGGTIGFLRYNYPPAKIFMGTIGAQFLGFMLAGISIAGAFKIAAFVAVAAPVLVLGVPLFDTTFVVIRRIATGKKIHEADTSHLHHRLMNKGFSHRQVVWLIYGLTIVFCAAAYTLFFYAR; from the coding sequence ATGAACTCAGCTTTATTGGCTGTGCTGATAAGTTTTGTCGTGGCCTTGTTGATGACCCCGCAGGTCAGAATGCTTGCTATGCGCCTGAATGTGGTGGCTCAGCCTGGTGGCAGGCGTGTTCATTCGCGGGTGACACCGCTGATGGGCGGCATTGCAATGTATGCGGGGTTCATTATTGCGGTAATTATTGTCGTAATCCTGAGCCCGAGGCTGCGTTTCGATATGCAGACGATAGGCATCCTCGTCGGAGCCACATACGTAGCGATTATCGGTGTCATTGACGACAAATACGAGCTTCCAGGCTGGTTCCAGGCTCTGAGCATCCTCATAAGTGGCACTATTCTTGTCCTCTTCGGCGTGAAGATACAGCATGTCACCAATCCTTTCCAGGGTGGTCACCTGATGTGGCTGGGCTGGGTAGGTATTCCCCTGACACTGATCTGGGTCCTTATGGTGACCAAGGCAGTGGACTGCATGGACGGTCTCGACGGTCTTGCGGCAGGCATATCGGGCATCGCGGCTGCCACACTGATGCTTATGGCGCTGCGTTCGGGCGAGCGGTTCGAGATATCAGCAGTGATGGCTGCAGCCCTGCTTGGCGGCACAATAGGCTTTTTAAGATATAACTATCCCCCCGCAAAGATATTCATGGGCACAATAGGCGCTCAATTTTTGGGGTTTATGCTTGCCGGTATCTCTATAGCCGGTGCGTTCAAGATAGCCGCATTTGTGGCGGTGGCAGCGCCCGTGCTGGTGCTGGGCGTGCCTTTGTTCGATACCACATTTGTGGTCATACGACGAATCGCCACCGGCAAGAAGATACATGAGGCCGACACCAGCCACCTACATCACAGACTGATGAACAAAGGATTCTCGCACAGGCAGGTTGTGTGGCTCATCTATGGCCTCACAATAGTCTTCTGCGCTGCGGCGTATACGCTTTTTTTCTATGCCAGATGA
- a CDS encoding serine hydroxymethyltransferase yields the protein MSDINAPLNQVDPEVAGIINDEIKRQNSKILLIASENYASKAVLEAQGSVLTNKYAEGYSGNRYYGGCENVDRVETLAIERAKELFGADHANVQPHSGSQANQAAYFAFMKPGDNYLSMELSHGGHLTHGSHVNFSGILYNPCYYGVDAETEMLNYDTIRKLAEECRPKMIVTGATVYPRYWDWVEFRKIADSVGAILMADIAHIAGLVAAGEHPSPVPYCDIVTFTTHKTLRGPRAGMILCKQEHAKAVDKAVFPGLQGGPLEHVIAAKAVCLHEALQPSFKDYQKQIKLNAAVLAKTLESGGMRLVSGGTDNHLMLVDLTGLGLTGKAAQEALDKVGIVCNKNMIPFDKEKPRVTSGVRIGTPCVTTRGMKEPEMIKIGEMIVKCLKHMTDSPEDIAVRDRIAAEVKALTSGFPIYQE from the coding sequence ATGAGTGATATCAATGCGCCGTTGAACCAGGTCGATCCTGAAGTTGCGGGGATCATCAATGATGAGATAAAGCGCCAGAACAGCAAGATTTTGCTTATCGCATCAGAGAATTATGCCAGCAAAGCGGTATTGGAGGCGCAGGGTTCGGTCCTTACCAACAAATACGCCGAGGGTTATTCCGGCAACCGCTATTACGGCGGCTGCGAGAATGTAGACCGCGTCGAGACGCTTGCCATCGAGCGTGCAAAAGAGCTGTTCGGCGCCGATCATGCCAATGTTCAGCCGCACTCTGGTTCACAGGCAAATCAGGCGGCATATTTTGCGTTCATGAAGCCGGGCGACAATTATTTGTCGATGGAACTCTCTCACGGCGGCCACCTCACGCACGGCAGTCACGTCAATTTCTCGGGTATTCTGTATAACCCATGCTATTACGGTGTCGATGCCGAGACCGAGATGCTCAACTACGATACCATCCGCAAGCTGGCCGAGGAATGCCGTCCGAAGATGATCGTGACCGGTGCAACCGTCTATCCACGGTACTGGGACTGGGTGGAGTTCAGGAAGATAGCCGACAGTGTCGGCGCAATCCTCATGGCCGACATCGCTCATATAGCAGGTCTAGTCGCGGCGGGCGAGCACCCGTCGCCTGTGCCATATTGCGACATAGTCACTTTCACCACACACAAGACCCTTCGCGGTCCGCGCGCAGGCATGATTTTGTGCAAGCAGGAGCATGCCAAGGCTGTAGACAAGGCAGTTTTTCCGGGTCTGCAGGGCGGCCCACTGGAGCATGTGATTGCCGCCAAGGCAGTGTGTTTGCATGAGGCATTGCAGCCGTCATTCAAGGATTATCAGAAGCAGATCAAACTCAATGCGGCAGTGCTTGCCAAGACTCTCGAATCTGGTGGAATGCGACTGGTGAGCGGGGGAACCGATAACCACCTCATGCTCGTAGACTTGACTGGTCTCGGCCTCACGGGCAAGGCTGCGCAGGAAGCATTGGACAAGGTCGGTATCGTGTGCAACAAGAACATGATCCCGTTCGACAAAGAGAAGCCCAGGGTCACCAGCGGTGTTCGCATCGGTACTCCATGCGTCACCACACGCGGCATGAAAGAGCCTGAGATGATAAAGATCGGCGAGATGATTGTTAAGTGTCTGAAGCACATGACCGACTCGCCTGAAGATATAGCCGTGCGTGACCGGATTGCCGCAGAGGTCAAGGCGCTCACCAGCGGCTTTCCGATATATCAGGAATAG